In Rahnella variigena, one DNA window encodes the following:
- the lysS gene encoding lysine--tRNA ligase, protein MSEQQPAAQSAENVPDLNNELKARREKLALLRESGIAFPNDFRRDSISDELHAKYGEKTNEELEALNIEVTVGGRMMTRRIMGKASFVTLQDVGGRIQLYVARDDLAEGIYNEQFKKWDLGDILGATGKLFKTKTGELSIHCSELRLLTKALRPLPDKFHGLQDQEARYRQRYLDLIANEDSRKTFKIRSQIMSGIRSFMVENGFIEVETPMMQVIPGGAAARPFITHHNALDIDMYLRIAPELYLKRLVVGGFDRVFEINRNFRNEGVSPRHNPEFTMMELYMAYADYKDLIVLTETLFRTLTESVLGSSVVQYGDQTFDFGKPFAKLTMREAICKYRPETHVADLDDLAKATAIAESIGIKIEKSWGLGRIVTEIFEETAEAQLIQPTFITEYPAEVSPLARRNDENPEITDRFEFFIGGREIGNGFSELNDAEDQAQRFADQVSAKDAGDDEAMFYDEDYVTALEHGLPPTAGLGIGIDRMVMLFTNSHTIRDVILFPAMRPQTQK, encoded by the coding sequence ATGTCTGAGCAACAACCAGCAGCGCAAAGCGCAGAAAACGTACCAGATCTTAACAACGAGCTGAAAGCTCGTCGTGAGAAGCTGGCTTTACTGCGTGAATCCGGTATCGCTTTCCCTAACGATTTCCGTCGTGACAGCATCTCTGATGAATTGCATGCGAAATATGGCGAAAAAACCAACGAAGAACTGGAAGCATTAAACATCGAAGTCACCGTCGGTGGCCGTATGATGACCCGCCGTATCATGGGCAAGGCATCTTTTGTGACCTTGCAAGATGTCGGCGGCCGTATCCAGCTTTACGTTGCGCGTGATGACCTTGCGGAAGGCATCTACAACGAGCAATTCAAGAAATGGGACCTGGGCGATATCCTGGGTGCGACCGGTAAACTGTTCAAAACCAAGACCGGCGAACTGTCGATCCATTGTTCTGAACTGCGTCTGCTGACCAAAGCACTGCGTCCGTTGCCGGATAAATTCCATGGCCTGCAGGATCAGGAAGCGCGTTACCGTCAGCGTTATCTCGACCTGATCGCTAACGAAGATTCCCGTAAGACCTTCAAAATCCGTTCTCAGATCATGTCTGGCATCCGCAGCTTCATGGTGGAAAACGGCTTCATTGAAGTCGAAACCCCGATGATGCAGGTGATCCCTGGTGGCGCAGCGGCACGTCCGTTCATCACCCACCACAATGCCCTCGACATCGACATGTACCTGCGTATCGCGCCGGAACTGTATCTGAAGCGTCTGGTTGTTGGTGGCTTCGATCGCGTATTCGAAATCAACCGTAACTTCCGTAACGAAGGCGTTTCTCCGCGTCACAACCCAGAGTTCACCATGATGGAACTCTACATGGCGTACGCGGATTACAAAGACCTTATCGTTCTGACTGAAACCCTGTTCCGCACGCTGACTGAATCCGTTCTGGGCAGCAGCGTTGTGCAGTACGGCGACCAGACTTTCGATTTCGGCAAGCCTTTCGCCAAGCTGACCATGCGCGAAGCGATCTGCAAATACCGTCCGGAAACTCATGTAGCTGATCTCGACGATCTGGCTAAAGCGACCGCTATCGCAGAATCTATCGGCATCAAAATCGAGAAGAGCTGGGGTCTGGGCCGTATCGTGACCGAGATCTTCGAAGAAACCGCTGAAGCACAGTTGATCCAGCCAACCTTCATTACCGAGTATCCGGCAGAAGTTTCTCCGCTGGCGCGCCGTAATGACGAGAACCCTGAAATCACTGACCGTTTCGAATTCTTCATCGGCGGCCGTGAAATCGGTAACGGCTTCTCTGAGCTGAACGATGCAGAAGACCAGGCACAGCGTTTTGCTGATCAGGTTTCTGCGAAAGATGCAGGCGACGACGAAGCGATGTTCTACGACGAAGACTACGTAACAGCGCTGGAACACGGCCTGCCACCGACTGCCGGTCTGGGCATTGGTATCGACCGTATGGTTATGCTGTTCACCAACAGCCACACCATCCGCGACGTTATCCTGTTCCCGGCAATGCGTCCGCAGACACAAAAATAA
- the prfB gene encoding peptide chain release factor 2 (programmed frameshift) has protein sequence MFEINPVKNRIQDLSERTVVLRGYLDYDAKKERLEEVNAELEQPDVWNEPERAQALGKERSSLEAIVETIDELLQGAEDVTGLLELAVEADDEDTFNETVAELDVLTAKLEQLEFRRMFSGEYDNASCYLDIQAGSGGTEAQDWASMLLRMYLRWAEAKGFKTEVIEESDGEVAGLKSATIKIIGDYAFGWLRTETGVHRLVRKSPFDSGGRRHTSFSSAFVYPEVDDDIEIEINPADLRIDVYRASGAGGQHVNKTESAVRITHLPTNIVTQCQNDRSQHKNKDQAMKQMRAKLYEYEMQKKNADKQQLEDNKSDIGWGSQIRSYVLDDSRIKDLRTGVETRNTQAVLDGDLDKFIEASLKAGL, from the exons ATGTTTGAAATTAATCCGGTTAAGAACCGCATTCAGGACCTGTCCGAGCGGACAGTCGTTCTTCGGGGGTATCTT GACTATGATGCCAAGAAAGAACGCCTCGAAGAAGTAAACGCCGAGCTGGAACAGCCGGACGTCTGGAACGAGCCAGAACGCGCACAGGCGCTGGGCAAAGAACGTTCCTCTCTGGAAGCTATCGTTGAAACCATCGATGAGTTGTTGCAGGGCGCGGAAGATGTGACCGGCCTGCTGGAACTGGCTGTTGAAGCCGACGATGAAGACACGTTCAACGAAACGGTTGCCGAACTCGATGTACTGACCGCCAAACTGGAACAGCTGGAATTCCGCCGCATGTTCTCCGGCGAATACGATAACGCGAGCTGCTATCTCGATATCCAGGCGGGTTCCGGTGGTACGGAAGCGCAGGACTGGGCGAGCATGCTGCTGCGTATGTATTTGCGCTGGGCAGAAGCCAAAGGTTTCAAAACAGAAGTTATCGAAGAATCTGACGGTGAAGTGGCAGGGCTTAAATCTGCAACCATCAAGATTATCGGTGATTACGCGTTCGGCTGGCTGCGTACAGAAACCGGCGTTCATCGCCTGGTGCGTAAAAGCCCGTTCGACTCCGGTGGCCGTCGCCATACGTCTTTCAGTTCCGCGTTTGTGTATCCGGAAGTGGATGATGATATCGAAATCGAAATTAACCCTGCCGACCTGCGTATCGACGTATACCGCGCGTCCGGTGCGGGTGGTCAGCACGTCAACAAAACGGAATCTGCGGTACGTATTACCCACCTTCCGACCAACATTGTGACTCAGTGTCAGAACGACCGCTCCCAGCATAAAAACAAAGATCAGGCCATGAAGCAGATGCGTGCGAAGCTTTATGAGTATGAGATGCAAAAGAAAAATGCGGATAAACAGCAGCTGGAAGACAACAAGTCTGACATCGGCTGGGGCAGCCAGATTCGTTCTTACGTGCTGGACGATTCCCGTATCAAAGATTTACGCACGGGCGTCGAAACGCGAAATACGCAGGCCGTACTGGATGGCGACCTGGATAAATTCATTGAGGCAAGTTTGAAAGCCGGGTTATGA
- the recJ gene encoding single-stranded-DNA-specific exonuclease RecJ produces the protein MTLQTQLRRREAATGVELPADLSPLLRRLYLARGVKESQELERSVRGMLPYQQLDGIDTAVALLQKALAERLRIIIVGDFDADGATSTALTLLSLRSMGCGNLDYLVPNRFEDGYGLSPEVVEQAASRGAELILTVDNGISSHAGVTLAHEKGIQVLVTDHHLPGETLPDAEAIINPNLVGCEFPSKSLAGVGVAFYLMLALRSALRDSGWFEQNGLAIPNLAEHLDLVALGTVADVVPLDANNRIMVYQGLNRIRAGKCRAGIRALLEVAGREARTLCASDLGFALGPRLNAAGRLDDMSVGVALLLSEDIGQARALASDLDALNQTRREIEQGMQVEALALCDKLERSTEALPFGLAMYHPEWHQGVVGILASRLKERFNRPVIAFAPAGDGILKGSGRSIAGLHMRDALERLDTLNPGLMMKFGGHAMAAGLSLEESKFDEFRDKFAELVGEWLDPSHLEGVVWSDGELSAHELTIDTAEMLRDGGPWGQAFPEPTFDGTFRILQQKLLKERHLKLMIEPVGGGPLLDGIAFNIDPTFWPDSSIREVQLAYRLDINEFRGNRSVQLIIEHLWPK, from the coding sequence GTGACCTTGCAGACTCAACTTCGCCGCCGTGAGGCAGCGACTGGCGTGGAACTTCCCGCCGATCTTTCCCCTTTGTTGCGCCGTTTGTATCTCGCCCGGGGCGTGAAAGAAAGTCAGGAACTTGAGCGCAGCGTGCGCGGAATGCTGCCTTATCAGCAACTCGACGGCATTGATACTGCGGTCGCGTTATTGCAAAAAGCGCTGGCTGAACGTCTGCGTATTATTATCGTCGGTGATTTTGATGCGGATGGCGCAACCAGCACCGCGCTGACGCTGTTGTCTTTACGCAGCATGGGCTGCGGGAATCTGGATTATCTGGTACCTAACCGTTTTGAAGACGGCTATGGCCTCAGCCCGGAAGTCGTCGAACAGGCAGCGTCACGCGGCGCAGAGCTGATCCTGACCGTTGATAACGGTATTTCATCTCATGCAGGCGTCACGCTCGCCCATGAAAAGGGCATTCAGGTGCTGGTCACCGATCACCACTTGCCAGGCGAAACGTTGCCGGATGCCGAAGCGATTATTAACCCGAATCTGGTCGGCTGCGAGTTTCCGTCTAAATCGCTGGCGGGCGTCGGCGTAGCGTTCTATCTGATGCTGGCGTTACGCAGTGCTTTACGTGACAGCGGCTGGTTCGAGCAAAACGGTCTGGCGATCCCTAATCTGGCGGAACATCTGGATCTGGTGGCGCTGGGAACCGTGGCGGATGTTGTGCCGCTTGATGCTAATAACCGCATCATGGTGTATCAGGGGCTGAACCGTATCCGTGCCGGAAAATGCCGGGCGGGGATCCGCGCGCTGCTCGAAGTGGCGGGGCGCGAAGCCCGCACATTGTGCGCCAGCGATTTAGGTTTCGCGCTCGGGCCACGGCTCAATGCCGCCGGACGTCTTGATGATATGTCGGTGGGCGTGGCGCTTTTACTCAGCGAAGATATCGGTCAGGCGCGTGCGCTGGCCAGTGATCTGGATGCGCTGAACCAGACCCGCCGCGAGATAGAACAGGGCATGCAGGTTGAAGCGCTGGCGCTGTGCGACAAACTCGAGCGGAGCACCGAAGCGCTGCCGTTTGGGCTTGCGATGTACCATCCGGAATGGCATCAGGGCGTGGTCGGTATTCTGGCATCACGTTTGAAAGAGCGTTTTAACCGGCCGGTGATTGCGTTTGCTCCCGCAGGCGATGGCATTCTGAAAGGCTCCGGCCGTTCGATTGCGGGGTTGCACATGCGCGATGCGCTTGAACGTCTCGATACGCTAAATCCCGGTCTGATGATGAAATTCGGCGGGCATGCGATGGCTGCCGGTTTGTCGCTTGAAGAAAGCAAGTTCGACGAATTTCGTGACAAGTTCGCCGAACTGGTCGGTGAATGGCTGGATCCTTCACATCTTGAAGGCGTGGTCTGGTCGGATGGCGAACTGTCGGCTCATGAACTGACAATAGATACGGCTGAAATGCTGCGTGACGGTGGTCCGTGGGGACAGGCGTTTCCTGAACCGACGTTTGACGGCACCTTCCGCATCCTGCAACAAAAACTGCTGAAAGAACGCCATCTCAAACTGATGATCGAACCGGTCGGCGGAGGCCCGCTGCTCGACGGTATCGCCTTTAACATTGATCCGACGTTTTGGCCGGACAGCAGTATCCGCGAAGTGCAGCTGGCGTACCGGCTGGATATCAATGAATTTCGGGGAAATCGCAGCGTTCAGTTGATCATCGAACATTTATGGCCGAAATAA
- the dsbC gene encoding bifunctional protein-disulfide isomerase/oxidoreductase DsbC has translation MKKGLLLLTFLTACMSSAVHADDAAIKATLGKLGMSNAEVQPTPVKGLSAVSTDSGTIYITEDGKHVLQGPMYDVSGTHPVNVTNKALVKKLDALQNEMIIYKAKNEKHVITVFTDITCGYCHKLHQQMQEYNDLGITVRYLAFPRQGLNSKTEKDMQSIWCTGNRKTSFDAAMRGDDITSATCKTSDIAKHFELGVQFGVTGTPAVVLADGTLIPGYQPPKEMAAMLDQQDPSHKTGG, from the coding sequence ATGAAAAAAGGTTTACTGCTGCTGACATTCCTGACTGCGTGTATGAGCTCCGCGGTCCATGCTGACGATGCAGCAATCAAAGCCACGCTGGGCAAACTGGGTATGAGCAATGCCGAGGTACAGCCTACGCCGGTAAAAGGCCTGAGCGCCGTTTCCACCGACAGCGGCACGATTTATATCACTGAAGATGGCAAGCATGTTTTGCAGGGGCCGATGTATGACGTCAGCGGCACTCATCCGGTCAACGTGACCAACAAAGCGCTGGTTAAAAAGCTGGATGCGCTGCAAAACGAGATGATCATCTACAAAGCTAAAAACGAAAAACATGTGATTACGGTGTTTACCGACATCACCTGTGGCTATTGCCACAAACTGCATCAGCAGATGCAAGAGTATAACGATCTCGGGATTACCGTGCGTTATCTGGCGTTTCCGCGTCAGGGGCTGAATTCTAAAACTGAGAAAGATATGCAGTCGATCTGGTGTACAGGCAACCGCAAAACCAGTTTTGATGCGGCAATGCGTGGTGATGACATCACATCAGCGACCTGCAAAACCAGCGATATAGCGAAACACTTTGAGCTGGGCGTGCAGTTTGGCGTCACCGGCACGCCGGCTGTGGTGCTGGCAGACGGTACTTTGATCCCTGGCTATCAGCCGCCAAAAGAAATGGCCGCCATGCTTGATCAGCAGGATCCTTCACATAAAACGGGTGGTTGA